The proteins below come from a single Miscanthus floridulus cultivar M001 chromosome 1, ASM1932011v1, whole genome shotgun sequence genomic window:
- the LOC136488074 gene encoding shugoshin-1-like isoform X2, producing MTDRQSMEVEAPVLAPQQAVSPPAAALSKKTLASDAASTPKRRASRRKTLCDITNLSKRDPADLPVVPDESACPAAPAPASAGGVEKFAQLVKNEELVRHLAERDEIIQLSGAEIQKLRVANSELARTNSQMMAEVNLARNRLKALQHELACSRASLKVKTSDLEDVKKTMQRRNAPVQRTQHLGPDRAAQTKDGDVVDAEPDSDASRARSIQRSGNASRKRVLRSRSLGPTTSAKVALPKDKDRDASQRRKSMRIPQPGNRTEDLFEIEDVQLAISSCKIDPESASGSDKPGHQFLRRSSLGRPLRQAKERVTTYKEMPLHVKLRRP from the exons ATGACTGACAGACAGTCCATGGAGGTGGAGGCGCCCGTCCTCGCGCCCCAACAGGCCGTCTCGCCCCCAGCGGCCGCGCTGTCCaagaagacgctggcgtcggacGCGGCGTCGACCCCCAAGCGCAGGGCCTCGAGGAGGAAGACGCTCTGCGACATCACCAACCTGAGCAAGCGCGACCCGGCCGACTTGCCGGTGGTGCCGGACGAATCGGCTTGCCCGGCAGCGCCGGCACCGGCGAGCGCGGGCGGTGTTGAGAAATTTGCGCAGCTAGTCAAG AACGAGGAACTCGTGAGGCACCTCGCGGAGAGAGA CGAGATCATACAGTTGAGCGGGGCCGAGATTCAGAAGCTGCGCGTTGCCAACTCGGAACTTGCGCGGACCAATTCCCAGATGATGGCG GAGGTTAACCTAGCAAGAAACAGG TTGAAAGCGTTGCAACATGAGCTTGCGTGCTCAAGAGCCAGCCTTAAAGTGAAAACATCTGACCTGGAG GATGTGAAGAAGACGATGCAGCGACGTAACGCACCTGTGCAAAGGACGCAGCATCTGGGTCCTGACAGAGCTGCGCAGACCAAGGATGGAGATGTGGTCGATGCAGAGCCCGATTCGGACGCATCGCGTGCGAGGAGCATCCAGAGGTCCGGGAACGCCAGCAGGAAACGGGTGCTGAGATCTCGAT CTCTAGGACCTACGACATCGGCGAAAGTGGCGCTTCCGAAGGATAAGGATAGGGATGCCTCTCAGAGACG AAAGTCCATGAGAATACCTCAGCCAGGCAACCGCACGGAGGACTTGTTCGAGATAGAGGACGTCCAGCTCGCCATCAGCAGCTGCAAGATCGATCCAGAGAGTGCTTCTGGCAGTGACAAGCCTGGGCACCAGTTCTTGCGCAGATCATCTCTTGGAAGGCCGCTGCGGCAGGCCAAGGAACGAGTCACCACCTACAAGGAGATGCCTCTCCACGTTAAGCTCAGGAGGCCCTAG
- the LOC136488074 gene encoding shugoshin-1-like isoform X1, producing MTDRQSMEVEAPVLAPQQAVSPPAAALSKKTLASDAASTPKRRASRRKTLCDITNLSKRDPADLPVVPDESACPAAPAPASAGGVEKFAQLVKKNEELVRHLAERDEIIQLSGAEIQKLRVANSELARTNSQMMAEVNLARNRLKALQHELACSRASLKVKTSDLEDVKKTMQRRNAPVQRTQHLGPDRAAQTKDGDVVDAEPDSDASRARSIQRSGNASRKRVLRSRSLGPTTSAKVALPKDKDRDASQRRKSMRIPQPGNRTEDLFEIEDVQLAISSCKIDPESASGSDKPGHQFLRRSSLGRPLRQAKERVTTYKEMPLHVKLRRP from the exons ATGACTGACAGACAGTCCATGGAGGTGGAGGCGCCCGTCCTCGCGCCCCAACAGGCCGTCTCGCCCCCAGCGGCCGCGCTGTCCaagaagacgctggcgtcggacGCGGCGTCGACCCCCAAGCGCAGGGCCTCGAGGAGGAAGACGCTCTGCGACATCACCAACCTGAGCAAGCGCGACCCGGCCGACTTGCCGGTGGTGCCGGACGAATCGGCTTGCCCGGCAGCGCCGGCACCGGCGAGCGCGGGCGGTGTTGAGAAATTTGCGCAGCTAGTCAAG AAGAACGAGGAACTCGTGAGGCACCTCGCGGAGAGAGA CGAGATCATACAGTTGAGCGGGGCCGAGATTCAGAAGCTGCGCGTTGCCAACTCGGAACTTGCGCGGACCAATTCCCAGATGATGGCG GAGGTTAACCTAGCAAGAAACAGG TTGAAAGCGTTGCAACATGAGCTTGCGTGCTCAAGAGCCAGCCTTAAAGTGAAAACATCTGACCTGGAG GATGTGAAGAAGACGATGCAGCGACGTAACGCACCTGTGCAAAGGACGCAGCATCTGGGTCCTGACAGAGCTGCGCAGACCAAGGATGGAGATGTGGTCGATGCAGAGCCCGATTCGGACGCATCGCGTGCGAGGAGCATCCAGAGGTCCGGGAACGCCAGCAGGAAACGGGTGCTGAGATCTCGAT CTCTAGGACCTACGACATCGGCGAAAGTGGCGCTTCCGAAGGATAAGGATAGGGATGCCTCTCAGAGACG AAAGTCCATGAGAATACCTCAGCCAGGCAACCGCACGGAGGACTTGTTCGAGATAGAGGACGTCCAGCTCGCCATCAGCAGCTGCAAGATCGATCCAGAGAGTGCTTCTGGCAGTGACAAGCCTGGGCACCAGTTCTTGCGCAGATCATCTCTTGGAAGGCCGCTGCGGCAGGCCAAGGAACGAGTCACCACCTACAAGGAGATGCCTCTCCACGTTAAGCTCAGGAGGCCCTAG
- the LOC136488089 gene encoding inosine triphosphate pyrophosphatase-like: MSAAARVLPKAVTFVTGNAKKLEEVRAILGSSIPFQSLKLNLPELQGEPEDISKEKARMAASQVNGPVLVEDTCLCFNALKGLPGPYIKWFLEKIGHEGLNNLLRAYEDKSAFAMCIFSLALGPGEEPITFVGKTAGKIVPARGPNDFGWDPVFQPDGFEQTYAEMPKSVKNEISHRGKALALVKEHFASASYTVQSNDSA, translated from the exons ATGTCGGCAGCGGCGCGGGTGCTGCCGAAGGCGGTGACCTTCGTGACGGGCAACGCCAAGAAGCTGGAGGAGGTCCGCGCCATCCTCGGCTCTTCCATCCCCTTCCAGTCGCTGAAGCTCAACC TGCCAGAACTGCAAGGGGAGCCAGAGGACATATCCAAAGAGAAAGCACGAATGGCTGCATCTCAG GTGAATGGGCCTGTACTGGTGGAGGACACCTGCCTATGTTTTAATGCACTCAAAGGCCTACCAG GACCCTACAT AAAGTGGTTTCTTGAGAAGATTGGGCATGAAG GTTTGAACAATCTGTTAAGAGCTTACGAAGATAAATCAGCATTTGCTATGTGCATCTTTTCTCTTGCTCTTGGACCTGGAGAGGAACCAATcacatttgttggaaaaactGCG GGAAAGATCGTACCTGCTAGAGGTCCTAATGATTTTGGATGGGATCCTGTATTCCAGCCAGATGGTTTTGAACAAAC ATATGCTGAGATGCCCAAGTCAGTGAAGAATGAAATATCTCACAGAGGGAAAGCTCTTGCTCTGGTGAAAGAACACTTTGCATCTGCTAGCTACACAGTTCAGAGCAATGACTCAGCTTAA